Below is a genomic region from Nilaparvata lugens isolate BPH chromosome 3, ASM1435652v1, whole genome shotgun sequence.
TGCTGGGCTATCTAAGCATAATTGTGAACGGTACAGAAACATGTGTATATATTATTCAAAGTCACGTAAATGGATATATGTTTCTTGTTTGcaagagaatattattatttatagagaataaataatatattggcTGCAGGTGTGCAACAATACATGACTGCAAAAACTAATAgagttgatttttatttataaacaaatagAATCAAGGTAAGAACGACTTACAAACTCATCTACTCAGCTTGAGAGGCTTTTCAACTGTGAAGTGGAGATGTGATTTTAGACAGCACAGTCTACAAATACAATATGAAACTGTATGGCAATCAAGTGTAATCAAGCTGATCAATGACGAACAAGAGGAATGAACAATTATCGAATAATAATTCAGTAAATTCTTATTCAAACTGCAACTAACATCTCTTGTTTTTgtagtgaatttttgaaaataaactgaTAGAAAAATGCAAGTATGGACAACTACACAAGTGTATGGATTTAAAACGGATCACACTTTACAGATGTTATTTCTTGTACGTTATACATGTAACCATTTTTCTCTCTTATTAAAATGACAACATTAAAGGTACCTACACACAAGAGAAACAATTTCAAGTGTCGTTTAGAATGTGTGTGTAAATGCTACTCCAAATAATACAGACCTCATTGCCCAACCCTGAATGAGGACAAAAAATGAGGAAATATCAACTCTGATATTCAAGattcaatatcatattataGTCCTAGTCTGTTCCTCAGTGAAGCTTGCGCTTCTTTGCAGAAAATTACAGAGATACTCTatgaaatttcatatttttccaactCATTTTCAAGAGCTCTCATATCAATCAAAATAGCTTAaaaaatacagttggaaaaattgaatcaatatttgtaaatttattactACAAAACCAAACAAATATCAGAGATTGGGACAACCACTTTCTCACAAATCCATTAGAACAGTAGTCGTGTGAATGAGATAGCCTATGAGCTTTGAATAGGCAGTGACATGAAAGTGAACacgatatattattatataaacatcGATCAACTATCAATACAGTAAATATAACACACATTTGATTTTTTACAATTGATTATCAAGTGTGAATTGAGCAAAGCATTGAGTGCACTCTCTAAATAGGTTGTAAGTGGAATTGAGTTTTTAATGTATTGAATTACCAGTAAACGTGTGTTCTTGGAAATGGGCCAGATGCATCTTCCTCTTGACAGAGACACAGAGGTGGATCATCAGCAGCATGGCAATATTCATTATGAAGCTCTGTATGAGCAGAGGAAGTTCATACCGCTTGCCAAACCTGGAACaaacacaaaaaataattcaaaccaTGCAATAAATTCCAACCCGTAATACAGGATAAGCAAGAGATTGTAGTTAATGTTTAAGTCAAAAGAATTCAACAGTTGATCAAATCAGTCAAGTACAGTGGAGCATTATCAAAGTGCAGTATCAGTAGAGTATTATGGTCTTCAAAACTTCCAGAAATGAAGGGAACTTTTAAATTACTTTCACAGTTTGTTGGATCGTCGCCAAACTTATTGATATAACAGTTGCACAGGCAACAACGGGATGAAGTCAAACAGGTTTGTGTACACATAAACGCATACAAATTGGAGTGAATTTTGCGATGGACTTGCAGCTTTTGGTTTGTGTAACAATATTTAAATCCAAGATAAATACTCAATTAATTTCTTAGATACAACATATAGAAACTGCAGCAGCTCAAATTAAGACACTAATTTGAGTTCAACTCGAGATTTATGTAAACTATATTGTCGAGATTTTTATCAATCTatcgaaattcaaaattgaaaaaaattcaatcgcCTAgcgatttattgataaaataatatcgtGCGTGTATAAATTTGGAGGTTTTGGGTGAAATTATCATCATCCAATGAATAAACAAGAAGATAAtgacatagagaaaatatagcataagaagatatcctatggtatagatCGTTTATATTCCAAATTCCAAGCCGATTTTTAGTcaactcaagtcgattactgtcgactactgtctattattactgttttggccggatgAAAAGTAAAAACGGCATAGTATAAGTATGCAAGAGACCACCAGCGtcacataattgaaaaataatttccagcttgaaaaattattttttaatggtGCTCATAATTGACCACCagcttgaaaaataatttctggAACTATCGGCTCaagttaacagtggaatttggatcataaacgccctatgacatgggatatcttctcgtgctatctttcctctatgataatgaTTCATCAACAAATTATAAGAAATAGACCTATCATTACCGGAAATTAAAGTACTGTAAcacatttttatataaaaactgaTAAGTTTAATAAATTAACTATAGTTTCCAAAATTATGGGATAAGAAGATTCcacttgaaaattgaaaagtgacagatgaaataatattgtatactgTTGTAAGAACACATAGCTTCcatttttgttagtttttttgttGTTTGACAATCATTATTGAGCTACAGTATTCATTGTTTGCCAAATAACTCTTGATAAATAAAGATGACGGTCTGGAGATACAAAGcatacagaaaaataataattcaagtatattTTGATAAGAAAATGTATTGATTAGTAGCTGAAAAAAGCTTGCATGAATTCCATATCAGGCTCTGGCAATGAAGAAGACGTGTACAAATATCTAAAAGGCTTTATTCCAATTGAGAGgatcaatgaaaatttataagatCAACATCCgaaaattataatctaaaaTTGAGGTTATATTCTAAGtggaaaatgttacaaatttagttcaataatgaattgaagAGAAATAAGGCAAAGTAGAAAGTGAGCGTGTGTATTGATTTGGCAGCTGATAACTTAGGAATAGTTGTGGCTGAAGAGTGCAGTTTTGGAATGCAGAAATCGCCAGTCATCTGCCAGGTGATTCTAGCAAAGAATGACGTTGAGAGAGACATTATGCAACAGACATTGAATGGGCTACTAGGTAATAACAATGACAGAAAGTCATTGTTTGTGTAAGTGGTATACAGTATTTACAATAAACACTAACATAAAATAGCTACGTTAATAGTTACATTGTTATCAGTTCAACAGAGCTGTATAATATGACTGCAGGTAATTAAGTTTTATGTAAAGCCTACATTCATATGAGTTATGAAATGAAAACAATTATAGGTGCAAATCTATTAAGAATAATTTGCATATCAATCCATctttttttaacattatgatTGGGCTGACGACCGAATGAGTCCCACCGCAGCTTATAAAATGCTCAGGTCGATCAATaagtttttgattaattttccattaataaattatttttataaaattattgaaatgggaAAGCGGAATAACGAATAATTAAAGAGTAACTATTGACTAAAATCTTCAAGGCAATGTAAGGCAATATTGTTACCATAATTACTGTAATATGTTGCTGTATCACCATCCagtggttatttatttatatcaaatgTGAGACAATTAAATCAAATCTTTCCTCAAGGTCCAATTCTTTCGACAACTCTAGCCGCGCTTTATTAACGGTTGTAGTCTATATTTGTTGacatattatacatacatatccGTGTCCCGTTCCAGCTAGTGCCGGGTCTGGGTATGAACATTGCCTCTCCATCTTCCTCGGGCTTCCCACCATCACTCGCCCTCAACCTGTAGCTATATGTATCCTCTCTTCTCCACTTCGTTGACCACTGTGTCCCTTTCATCGTCCTCTTGGTCTTCTTCCTTCAATCCTCATCTCTTCCATTTTCTTTGGCAGCCGATCCGCTCCCATTCTCTTCACGTGTCCAAACCAGCGTAGTCTCATACTTATAGTCTTATACTTCTCTATATTCCCCTTATGCTACCCATGTTCAGTTCTCTTCTTATCTCCTCATTCCTAACTCTGTCTCTCATTCCTAACGTCTCTTTCCCTTTATTGCTTTGAGGAGCCTCATTTCATATTGACATATTATAAAGTCTGCaataaatacagaaataaaCTACAGCTGTTAAGAAAACACGGCTATATACTGTATAGTGTGGTCTATAAATGTCAACATAATATACAGAAATAGATTACAGCTCTTAATTCAGCGCGGCTGAGTGAGTGCAGCCGCGCGGCTAGAGTTGTTGCTTAGGAATTGGACCTTCAACTGGACATAGGACATTTATAGTTATTCAAATACAGAACCATTAAAATGTCGGTTCACTAGATACTAATAACTTGAGTTCAAGTTACGTTTCAACAAgaaaatataatgtatataatgCAAAACAATATGTTTAGTAGATTAAAGAGAAATAGTTTATGAACTTACCAAAATAATATTCTGAGAGTATTAGCAAATATTAGAACAAGGCACACATACAGCGAGAAGCCCTCggcatctttcttgtttttgatttcCCTATACTGCGGTATGAAGGGCACCACTCCACCGAATATCATCAGCGTAGAGCAGGTCCACTTCACCAGTTTGGTGAACGTCACTTCCTGGATCTCTTTGATTACGTAGTCCATCACGATTTCCACCAGGTGTTGTCTTGTGCTCACTACTGCTTGCCATGCTGAaacaatacaattcaattatttttcatctccaAACAAACTCGATAATAGTTGAAAGATACTCGACGCTACAGGATCACAAGGCGAATCTAGATGACGAGCAccagaataaaatatttttgcttccatttaaaaaataaagagatTCAGAAAAACATAATCATCATTGtatgattgatttgattgtccttctaattaattgttaatttcatttcacTAGTTCATCACATTTTACAATTGCATAACACATACTTTTCGTGTTACATAAAACACTTGGGTTATTTCAACAAGACATACTAATATTAGCACATTTATGGATCTAAACActcaattgaattattatacaaaattCTCAATTAACAGTTACTAAAATTTTTCATCCTATAATCCTTAGATGGGTATATCCCTGTAtgttttaattatataattgaccgagcgaagtgaggtctaagattcaagtcgacggtttggcatttctcttaatgtttaaatgtttaaatgtttatatgttgcgaatttacggcgaaacgcggtaatagattttcatgaaatttgacaggtatgttcctttttaattgcgcgtcgacgtatatacaaggtttttggaaattttgcatttcaaggatgatataaaaggaaaaaggagcctccttcatacgccaatattagagtgaaaatcagactatagaattattcatcataaatcagctgacaagtgattatacagatgtgtggagaagccagtctattgctgtatttccataaggtctatagtttcaatcaggtacttgtggatgagaatactgcgtgaggtctactgttcacagaactactagtaaactttgatttgaaaattgatataattaattatttatacttcatATTCCAATCCCAAAATACTTATCGACATGTGATATGACACCAGATAATTGATTGAAATCTGATCAAAAACGATAATTTGATGTTACAATTGCTTACCATTTAAAGGATCAAGGGCGGATATCATTTTACAAATTCACTCTGTTTCATCTGTCTTTTATCGTCATTGCCATGTAGGcctaaaataaaacaatatattgcAATGTCAATTGAATCTTGAACGAATTGTGACAATTGGTGAAGGTTTGAGAATGTGGGTGTTGAAAGTGTGGAGGCGAAATGCTTTCACCGTGAACACTACACCCCCCACCCACACATACACCCACACTCACACGCACACGCAACAGCTACGTCACTACGATAAGGCCAAGTTCAaatcccttttatattattcaacagTTCATTTTCATTACCATACTGAAATTGTGCCAAAATTCCTGATAGCCGAAAAATGCATTTTATAAAGTATTCGCAAAGGACTCATTACCTGCCAGCATCAACGTGGGCTCTTACAGCACGGCATTTCACCAAAAGCCCCTCTTTATTCAATAAGGGAGTTTTTCAATATCCCGGATCAAGGAattttatacattattttaCTGTATGAGATACTGTCTCCTATATGTGTTTTTGCACCAAATACTATAATTTGCTTATTAATATAGGCAATAAAAAATTCTTTGTTGATAAATTTATGTTTTGTGTGCTTGTTTTTCTGACGAAATAATTGCTACAATGCAAGCTTAAAGGTAAtaaatatcatttattcatttaatcaatATAGGTTATCGGAATAAACcaccataccttgcctataaGTTCTCAATCTATAGGCTATCATTCATAAATAGCTTAATACAATACACTTAGAATGTAGGAAAAAATAGTATATATCATCTAATcagtattaaaaaaaatttctatGTGTATAATATGTAATGTAATACTATCTTCAATAGTATTACATTATGTCCAAGCTTTGTCAAGTCCAGTAAATAGAACATCACTcgataagaataaaatatcattacACTTGCTCAATGACAGCCACCTGAATTTATcggaataattttatttttgatcagCATATCATTATTGTTCATTTAATCTGTATCTAAACACTTATGCAATTATCAACAACATTTATTTTTGGAAGGTACATAGAATTACAAAGTTTCATTAGAAGGAAATGAGTAATCTTAAATAGAAAAGTAAATCAATAATTTGTTCTCGTGTGAGATTGTTTATCAGTGACAAACAAAATGATAATCGGTTTGAACGGTTGACAGTGGAACAATCCAAGGCCAAATTTGACAAAAGGAGTCTCCGACCtaaaaaacagttttttccATCAATTCTGTGGCTGTTAGCGTTGGCCAAATTGGGCGTATCTCCGCACATAAATGACATTTACAAGCTGCAAGTGAATAATGAAAGCACGTCAATCATTGGTCAATACTGACATCATGacaaattcaaacaaaactgAAATTCGGGAACGATATTTGCATGCGTAACCAATAGTTTTGTCTGAATTGCACAGCATATCGCTCGAGAGCTGAATGGAAAATCCATAGTCGATTTTTTGCAAATAGAGCTGACGTTATCTCCATGTGACTGACGACCAACACTCCTCCACCAGCAAAGCAAACAAATCGATTGACAACGCATCAAACAAAACGAGTAGATCAACAGCAACACAACGACAAAGCAACAAAATCGACTAAAGCTTTCAAACATTTCAAGCTGAATATTGACGCGAAGACAGCCCGTGCACTGTAATCAGGGGTAGTCGCTTCTATGGGATTAAACTGATAAGTCAGAAAATTTTGCGTTTTCCCGGCACTGTAATAAATAATCGATTCGTTCACCATCACCCGTGAAGAGTGACTTATTATGATTTGGCAAAGAAATACTCATGAAACAAAGAACTATTCAACTTGATATGACAACGGTACTGAAATGTAAATCATATTGCGATCGCATATTCAGTTCACATATATATTCTGATTCATAATTGGTTAAATAAAGAAATATGATTACTGCAAATAATACAACTGAAAAATCCAACACCTGTCGTTCTCTTTGAATGTTACATCTaagaaaaagtaatgatcaacGTGCACACCTGCCCTCTATCACTGCTATCTCAACACAAGAAGATAATTTAATTAGAGAGGCACAGCGCATTGTAGAGAAaaaattcaagagaaaataaaaccAGTCACATCCTCAACAACAATACAGTATTAAGTTCTGTAAATATCTTAGTcagataattcaatcattatcTGGCAAGCAAAAAAATGACATTTTGTGACTgcctgataataataatataaaggaCCTTTGTTAAACTTCAGTAATAGAATAGATAATTACAGTTGATTGCTCGGGTAGGAAGATTTTTGGTAATTTCATTGATTGATAaaccaaataaattattatgtacaATCACAGATAAACACATTGCCTGTGATGGAACTCAACAACACACAAGGAAGTTTGTGAAGCCAATTCTTTATTCTACCAACAATGAGACAGGTGCGTGACAGGTGGCTGAAGGGCTGAAGCACAATTCAAAAgttgaatatttccaataatgtGAAAGAAGTTTTACTGGAAAGCATGAAacgatttctaaaatcattgtCTGATGGTATCGTTCTAAATTATTGAAGACATATTGAACATTGGAATGATGATTTCAAAAATCAGTCGAGTGATGCGCTATCAACTTATAAAGTAAACTTTTACCAGACCAGTTCGAATCTCAGCATGGTTTTTATGTCTCAAACTCATCTAAGTGAACACCCAAAAGTGAAAAGCTTATCTGGGCAAAAACAAAAGGAAAGTTTTTCACAAGATATTACTGTATAGTATCAGAGACAAACAAAAGGAAAGTTTTTCACaagatattaaaatattgaatagtaTCAGAGACAAACAAATAGTTAAACGAATAGTATCATAGACAAACAAATAGAGACAAACTTACGCTTATCCTTTCTTTATAATAGTATATATAGCATCATATACAGCATAATGGGCCCATATGccgaatgaaattaaattttgatatccGGAAATGGCATTCAAGAATGGTTAACAAGAATGAGAGTTGAAATTAGGCAGCCTGGCtggagaataataaattgttgtgCAGTACAGGAGTTGCAGTTACAATCCAAGATTGGTTGTGCAGCGGCGTTGGTAGGTTGCGCTGCGCTGCGCGTTGAGCATTGAGCTATTCCATGTGGCGTTTCCATGTGGCGTTTGCGGTTAGCTGGCGTTGGACTGGCTGTAAATTATTCAGCATCACGTTGAAAAGCCGATAATGCCATGTTTTGTGATGTGTGTCGGCAAGGAAAGAAAGGGTACAACAACCCGTCCTCTATCAAACCACTAGGGAAAAATTTCACAGAAAAGAGAATAGCATAAAGGAATATCATTGAGTCTTGATTGTGTATTCTTTCCCTTTAAAAAGTCATGCACGAGCACAGTACAATACTAGCAGGCTAATCCAAGAGGACAATATTAATCAAGTCCACAGTCAAAGGCTGGTGTACAAACCATGGTGAGCAAGAGgattcttttttgaatagaCGGAAAAGTTTGAAATACTCGACAAAAATACCCGAATATGACATTGCAAAGTGAAAAAACGTTGTATTCGCTTCACATAAAGTTATTTATATAATTCACTCACActaatgtatttattattaatctatatttcattatttatagttatttcattcctcattaacaaaaataagtttatcAAATGGTTATTTAATATAAGTATTTAAAAGATCTATTTATACAGattgaaattactgagatattgcaattattcaaatgctaatgaataaataattattaccaaattatttaaaaactaatttcTATCtgactgttgtcaatatttgtagtagcagaagcCTTCGGGgtgattacagcatttaatttgaatttttgtttagTAATAAGCTCTATTTATCAtggatatataatatatttttcaggtTCATGCCTTGTTTTCTTTTACCTAGGATGATTTTTTGAGGACAATGATGAAGTCTCCTGAATATTTGAGGCACTCGTTAGGTCATCTATGTAACTTatcaatataaacaataaataattcataaataaaactgAGAATTGTGATATTATGAATCCAGATTCATCACAATTGACACTATTTGTGTCTTGACTATTCATCACAATATGTGTTTTACAACACAACTATTG
It encodes:
- the LOC111064233 gene encoding solute carrier family 66 member 2 isoform X3, producing MISALDPLNAWQAVVSTRQHLVEIVMDYVIKEIQEVTFTKLVKWTCSTLMIFGGVVPFIPQYREIKNKKDAEGFSLYVCLVLIFANTLRILFWFGKRYELPLLIQSFIMNIAMLLMIHLCVSVKRKMHLAHFQEHTFTDFDWKYFWAWTDFQSYLDFLIVMIVCCSLLTFLLIKSTIFVETLGLVALLSEAMLAVPQLVKNFQYKSTVGMSVLMVLMWMVGDVFKTTYFVLREAPAQFWICGGLQVFIDILILYQVYLYRDSLNINLPHAGRID